One Mesorhizobium sp. L-2-11 genomic region harbors:
- the betB gene encoding betaine-aldehyde dehydrogenase, whose protein sequence is MRAQPKASHYVNGRYIDDEQGAPLPVIYPATGETIAMLRSATPNVLELAIEAARAAQPAWARLKPVERGRILRRAADILRARNADLARIETLDTGKAIQETLVADAPSAADCLEYFGGVVAAFNGESVDLGGPFAYTRREALGVCVGIGAWNYPIQIAGWKSAPALAMGNAMVFKPSENTPLSALALAEIYTEAGLPDGLFNVVQGYGDVGAALVGHDVVAKVSVTGSVPTGRKVLSLAGSKMKHATMELGGKSPLIVFDDADLENAIGGAMLGNFYSTGQICSNGTRVFVQKGIHDRFVERLVERTKKIRIGDPLDQETQMGPLVSKAQHEKVILYIEAGKQDGAVLACGGNVPSLQGFQGGFFIEPTVFTHVTDTMRIAREEIFGPVMSVLKFDGEDEVIDRANDTEFGLAAGVFTRDLPRAHRVIAELQAGTCWINAYNLTPVEIPFGGFKQSGIGRENSLAALALYSQLKSVYVETGDVASPY, encoded by the coding sequence ATGCGCGCCCAGCCCAAGGCATCGCACTATGTCAACGGCCGCTACATCGACGATGAGCAAGGTGCGCCGCTGCCGGTCATCTATCCGGCGACCGGCGAGACCATCGCGATGCTGCGTTCGGCGACGCCGAACGTGCTGGAACTGGCGATCGAAGCAGCGCGTGCAGCACAACCGGCCTGGGCGCGGCTGAAGCCGGTCGAGCGCGGCCGCATCCTGCGCCGCGCCGCCGACATATTGCGCGCGCGCAACGCCGACCTGGCGCGCATCGAGACGCTGGATACCGGCAAGGCGATCCAGGAGACGCTGGTGGCGGATGCGCCGTCGGCAGCCGACTGCCTCGAATATTTCGGCGGCGTGGTCGCAGCCTTTAATGGCGAGTCCGTCGATCTCGGCGGCCCCTTTGCCTATACAAGGCGCGAGGCGCTGGGCGTCTGCGTCGGCATCGGCGCCTGGAACTACCCGATCCAGATCGCCGGCTGGAAATCGGCGCCGGCACTCGCCATGGGCAACGCCATGGTGTTCAAGCCGTCGGAGAATACGCCGCTGTCGGCGCTGGCGCTGGCCGAAATCTACACCGAGGCCGGCCTCCCCGACGGGCTGTTCAACGTCGTGCAAGGCTATGGCGATGTCGGCGCCGCCCTCGTCGGCCACGATGTCGTGGCCAAGGTCTCGGTAACCGGCTCGGTGCCGACCGGCCGCAAGGTGCTGTCGCTCGCCGGCTCGAAGATGAAGCATGCCACCATGGAGCTTGGCGGCAAGTCGCCGCTGATCGTCTTCGACGATGCCGACCTCGAAAACGCCATCGGCGGCGCCATGCTCGGCAATTTCTATTCGACCGGCCAGATCTGCTCCAACGGCACGCGGGTGTTCGTTCAAAAGGGCATCCACGACCGTTTCGTCGAACGGCTGGTCGAGCGGACCAAAAAAATCCGTATCGGCGATCCGCTCGACCAGGAAACGCAGATGGGACCTTTGGTCTCCAAGGCCCAGCACGAAAAGGTCATCCTCTATATCGAGGCCGGCAAGCAGGATGGCGCTGTCCTCGCCTGCGGCGGCAATGTGCCTTCGCTGCAAGGTTTCCAGGGCGGTTTCTTCATCGAGCCGACTGTCTTCACCCATGTCACCGACACCATGCGCATCGCGCGCGAGGAGATTTTCGGGCCTGTCATGAGCGTGCTGAAATTCGACGGCGAGGACGAGGTGATCGACCGCGCCAACGATACCGAATTCGGCCTTGCCGCCGGCGTGTTCACGCGCGACCTGCCGCGCGCCCACCGCGTCATCGCCGAGCTGCAGGCCGGCACCTGCTGGATCAACGCCTACAACCTGACGCCCGTCGAAATTCCCTTCGGCGGCTTCAAGCAATCCGGCATCGGACGAGAAAACTCGCTTGCTGCGTTGGCACTCTATTCGCAGTTGAAGTCGGTCTATGTCGAGACCGGCGACGTCGCGAGCCCCTATTGA
- a CDS encoding phosphomannomutase/phosphoglucomutase translates to MSLKIVSEALPNTFEFETSALIKASGFREYDARWWFGHPGSAEPPELNLIGVQALGMGLGTLIRRLGAGPDIVTGHDFRSYSLAIKLALVSGLMAAGARVRDIGLALSPMAYFAQFALDTPSVAMVTASHNENGWSGVKMGAARPLTFGPEEMSALKAIVLAGDFDLVGGGSYDFVADFRKTYLDDLTRDKRISRKLKVVAACGNGTAGAFAPEALERIGCEVTPLDVELDHRFPNYNPNPEDMKMLHAIRDKVLETGADVGLGFDGDGDRCGVVDNEGNEIFADKVGVMLARDISRLHPGSTFVVDVKSTGLFNTDAALRADGAVTDYWKTGHSYIKRRVAELGAIAGFEKSGHFFFNPPIGRGYDDGLITAIAICEMLDRSPKSSMADLYRDLPLTFGTPTMSPHCADELKYGVVERVVSDFQAMKHDGAIFAGQKIAELITVNGVRVVAEDGTWGLVRASSNKPELVVVVESPVSPERRRQMFEAVDAVLRRSPEVGAYNQTF, encoded by the coding sequence TTGTCCCTGAAGATTGTTAGCGAAGCCCTTCCCAACACTTTCGAGTTTGAAACCTCGGCGCTGATCAAGGCGTCCGGCTTTCGTGAGTATGATGCGCGCTGGTGGTTCGGCCATCCGGGCTCTGCCGAGCCGCCGGAGCTCAACCTGATCGGTGTCCAGGCGCTCGGCATGGGGCTCGGCACGCTGATCCGGCGTTTGGGCGCCGGGCCGGACATCGTGACCGGGCATGATTTCCGTTCCTATTCGCTGGCGATCAAGCTGGCGCTGGTTTCCGGGCTGATGGCCGCCGGCGCGCGGGTTAGGGATATCGGGCTGGCGCTGTCGCCGATGGCCTATTTCGCCCAGTTCGCGCTCGACACGCCGTCCGTCGCCATGGTCACCGCTTCGCACAACGAGAATGGCTGGAGCGGCGTCAAGATGGGGGCGGCGCGCCCCTTGACCTTCGGTCCGGAGGAAATGAGCGCATTGAAGGCGATCGTGCTTGCCGGCGACTTCGACCTTGTCGGCGGCGGCTCCTATGACTTCGTTGCGGATTTCCGCAAGACCTATCTGGACGACCTGACCCGCGACAAACGCATATCGAGAAAGCTCAAGGTGGTCGCCGCCTGCGGCAACGGCACCGCCGGCGCCTTTGCACCTGAAGCGCTGGAGCGGATCGGCTGCGAGGTGACCCCGCTCGATGTCGAGCTCGATCATAGGTTTCCGAACTACAATCCCAATCCCGAAGACATGAAGATGCTGCACGCGATCCGCGACAAGGTGCTGGAAACAGGCGCCGATGTCGGGCTCGGCTTCGACGGCGATGGCGACCGCTGCGGCGTGGTCGACAACGAAGGCAACGAGATCTTCGCCGACAAGGTCGGCGTCATGCTCGCGCGGGATATTTCCCGTCTCCATCCCGGCTCGACCTTCGTCGTCGACGTCAAGTCGACCGGATTGTTCAACACCGACGCCGCCCTGCGCGCCGATGGCGCTGTCACCGATTATTGGAAGACCGGCCACTCCTACATAAAACGGCGCGTGGCCGAGCTTGGCGCCATCGCCGGTTTCGAGAAATCCGGTCATTTCTTCTTCAACCCGCCGATCGGGCGTGGCTATGATGATGGTCTGATCACAGCCATCGCCATCTGCGAGATGCTGGACCGCAGCCCCAAAAGCAGCATGGCCGATCTCTATCGCGACCTGCCGCTGACCTTCGGCACGCCGACCATGTCGCCGCACTGCGCCGACGAACTGAAATATGGCGTGGTCGAGCGGGTCGTTTCCGACTTTCAGGCCATGAAGCATGACGGCGCCATCTTCGCCGGCCAGAAGATCGCCGAGCTGATCACCGTCAATGGCGTTCGCGTCGTTGCCGAGGACGGCACCTGGGGCCTGGTGCGGGCGTCATCGAACAAGCCGGAGCTTGTCGTCGTGGTGGAGAGCCCGGTGTCGCCGGAGCGGCGCCGGCAGATGTTCGAAGCCGTCGATGCAGTGCTGCGCCGCAGCCCTGAGGTCGGCGCCTACAACCAGACGTTCTAA
- a CDS encoding universal stress protein: protein MAFRTILTVTGPNTGDGDLNLAADLCNEIGAHLAVLVVAIAAPPPVGEYAAVVSGAWLEKRQADENLLKKRTADLSAFLAGRAPSADVCSDHPEAGWVDETIGRRARYADITVIGPELLANETLKSKAIEGVLFSSGKPLLLIPEGSRPTLKPKRVLIAWDAGLEASRAVRESVDMLPGSDEVHLVMVDPVEDDHGAEPGADAAAYLARHGVNVTVDRLPSLDRSVVEVLRRHALDIAADLMVMGAYGHSRLRERIFGGVTISMLDDPSMPILMAH from the coding sequence ATGGCTTTCAGGACGATACTCACCGTTACGGGACCGAACACCGGAGACGGTGATCTCAATCTCGCCGCCGACCTGTGCAACGAAATCGGCGCCCATCTTGCCGTTCTGGTCGTTGCCATTGCTGCGCCGCCGCCAGTCGGAGAGTATGCCGCGGTCGTCTCAGGAGCCTGGCTCGAAAAGCGTCAGGCCGACGAGAATCTGTTGAAGAAGCGAACTGCTGACCTGTCGGCTTTTCTCGCCGGCAGGGCGCCTTCGGCCGATGTCTGCAGCGACCATCCGGAAGCCGGCTGGGTCGACGAAACCATCGGCCGCCGTGCCCGCTACGCCGACATTACGGTTATTGGACCGGAGCTGCTTGCCAACGAAACGCTGAAAAGCAAAGCGATCGAAGGCGTGTTGTTTTCTTCGGGAAAGCCTTTGCTGCTCATCCCCGAGGGGTCGCGGCCGACCCTGAAGCCGAAACGCGTGCTGATTGCCTGGGACGCCGGTCTGGAGGCATCGCGAGCCGTCCGCGAATCCGTCGATATGCTGCCAGGCTCCGATGAGGTGCACCTTGTCATGGTCGATCCGGTGGAGGACGACCACGGGGCCGAACCCGGAGCCGACGCCGCCGCCTATCTCGCGCGGCATGGCGTGAATGTCACGGTCGACCGGCTGCCCAGCCTGGACCGTTCAGTCGTCGAGGTGCTTCGTCGGCACGCGCTCGACATCGCCGCCGACCTGATGGTGATGGGCGCCTATGGTCATTCCCGGTTGCGTGAGCGCATCTTCGGCGGCGTCACCATCTCGATGCTTGACGACCCGTCGATGCCGATCCTTATGGCGCATTAA
- a CDS encoding bifunctional aminoglycoside phosphotransferase/ATP-binding protein, whose product MIVEDQQSVAAMLMNPAAYGESGPVEAIETHISRIFLVGQRAYKIKRAVRLPYVDFSTPALRLAACEKEVELNSRTAPGLYLGVRRITREAGGELAFDGSGELVDAAIEMVRFDQSKLLDRMAVGGELTPALMTDVARMIVRYHRGAPEIHRGSGSSNLAGVLAINEAGFATSHVFEQAEIEAFTGGFRTALARHCELLDRRETAGKIRRCHGDLHLRNICLFDGEPRLFDCIEFNDQIASIDVLYDLAFLLMDLWHRGFPELANLVMNRYLDKADDEDGFILLPFFMAVRAAVRAHVTATQVEEAGDDSGGLVAEARSYFELARTLLQEKPPRLIAIGGLSGSGKTAVAEALAADVGAPPGARIVESDRIRKALHGVPAETKLPDRAYRPEVSDRVYSEMAWRADLILAEGGSVVADAVFDRPADRERIETAANSRDVAFAGFWLEADPLVLWQRVSERRGGPSDATVDILSRQLQRQATPSTWRKVDADRKLADIAAELAKVSDAAASARDAPLKTAS is encoded by the coding sequence ATGATCGTCGAGGATCAGCAATCCGTGGCCGCGATGTTGATGAACCCTGCAGCATATGGCGAGAGCGGACCGGTCGAGGCGATCGAAACCCATATCTCGCGTATCTTCCTCGTTGGCCAGCGCGCCTACAAGATCAAGCGAGCGGTCAGGCTGCCCTATGTCGACTTCTCGACCCCGGCGCTGCGGCTCGCCGCTTGCGAAAAGGAGGTCGAGCTCAACTCCAGGACTGCCCCCGGCCTCTATCTAGGGGTGCGGCGCATCACCCGAGAGGCCGGCGGCGAGCTGGCCTTCGACGGAAGCGGCGAACTGGTCGATGCGGCGATCGAGATGGTCCGCTTCGATCAGTCGAAGCTGCTCGACCGAATGGCAGTCGGTGGCGAACTGACGCCTGCGCTGATGACGGATGTCGCGCGCATGATAGTGCGCTATCATCGCGGCGCGCCGGAGATCCACAGGGGCAGCGGATCCTCGAACCTGGCAGGCGTGCTCGCCATCAACGAAGCCGGCTTTGCCACCAGCCATGTTTTCGAGCAAGCCGAGATCGAGGCATTCACCGGGGGTTTCCGCACCGCCCTCGCCCGTCATTGCGAACTGCTCGACCGGCGGGAGACGGCAGGCAAGATCCGGCGATGCCATGGCGACCTGCATCTGCGCAACATCTGTCTCTTCGACGGAGAGCCCCGCCTCTTCGATTGCATCGAATTCAATGACCAGATCGCCAGCATCGATGTGCTTTACGACCTGGCCTTCCTGCTGATGGACCTCTGGCATCGCGGCTTTCCGGAACTCGCCAACCTGGTGATGAACCGCTACCTCGACAAAGCAGACGACGAGGACGGCTTCATCCTCCTGCCGTTTTTCATGGCAGTGCGGGCCGCGGTGCGCGCGCATGTCACCGCAACCCAGGTCGAGGAAGCCGGTGACGATTCCGGCGGCCTGGTTGCCGAGGCCAGATCCTATTTCGAGCTTGCCCGAACACTTCTCCAGGAAAAGCCGCCGCGGCTGATCGCCATCGGCGGGTTGAGTGGTTCCGGCAAGACGGCCGTTGCCGAGGCACTCGCCGCGGATGTTGGCGCGCCGCCCGGCGCACGCATTGTCGAAAGCGACCGCATCCGCAAAGCCCTGCATGGGGTGCCGGCCGAGACGAAACTGCCGGACAGGGCTTATCGACCTGAGGTGTCGGACCGCGTCTACAGCGAAATGGCATGGCGCGCCGACTTGATCCTTGCCGAAGGCGGTTCGGTGGTCGCCGATGCCGTCTTTGACAGGCCGGCCGATCGCGAGCGCATCGAGACGGCGGCAAATAGCAGAGACGTTGCTTTCGCCGGATTCTGGCTGGAGGCGGATCCGCTCGTTCTTTGGCAGCGCGTGAGCGAGCGCAGGGGCGGTCCTTCTGATGCCACGGTCGATATCTTGTCGCGGCAATTGCAGCGACAGGCCACCCCGTCCACCTGGCGCAAGGTCGACGCCGATCGAAAGCTCGCCGATATTGCCGCAGAATTGGCCAAGGTTTCGGACGCGGCCGCTTCTGCGCGGGATGCTCCACTCAAGACCGCATCCTGA
- the trxC gene encoding thioredoxin TrxC, producing the protein MTREKLVVCGKCGGVNRLPPGRDAGDAKCGKCGAKLFSGHPADVDAQSFDHQVTRSSLPVVVDVWAPWCGPCKMMAPAYEAAANELEPHVRLIKLNSDNEQAVAARLGIRGIPTMILFHEGQEVARTSGAMTAGQIVRWVRDHLPAAA; encoded by the coding sequence ATGACACGGGAAAAACTGGTGGTTTGCGGCAAATGCGGCGGGGTCAATCGCCTGCCGCCGGGACGCGATGCCGGGGACGCGAAATGCGGAAAGTGCGGCGCAAAACTGTTCTCGGGTCACCCGGCAGACGTCGATGCACAGAGTTTCGATCACCAGGTCACGCGAAGCAGCCTCCCCGTCGTCGTCGATGTATGGGCACCATGGTGCGGCCCGTGCAAGATGATGGCGCCGGCCTATGAAGCGGCAGCCAACGAACTGGAGCCGCATGTTCGCCTGATCAAGCTCAATTCCGACAATGAGCAGGCCGTTGCAGCCAGGCTCGGTATCCGCGGCATCCCGACCATGATCCTCTTCCACGAAGGGCAGGAGGTCGCGCGCACATCCGGCGCAATGACGGCGGGACAAATCGTCAGGTGGGTCCGCGATCACCTGCCGGCCGCAGCCTGA